The sequence TGTTTACTTCGGGTAACGGTAGGATCAGGGGCAGGGTGGGGAGCGGGGTTGCCTGTGCCAGGGGCTCTACAGATGCTCCATGAAATCGTCGGGGGAGACCCCTGCCTGGCGCAGGATGGCCCGCAATGTTCCAACGGCGAGGGTATCATGCAAAGGCACAACGCAGCCGATTGCGCCTTTTGGGGTCTGCTTTTTCAGGACGACGTGGCTTCCGCGCTGGCGTACCTGCACGAACCCCAGACGTTCCAGTGCGCGAATCGCCTGCTGGGCCGAGACCCGGCGCAGCCTAGGCATACACGGCGACCTCAAAGGTGGTCAGCAGCGGGGGAGGTGTGTCCGGAAGCGGGAACTCCTCCAGGTAGAGTTCGGTCGCTTCCTTTAGATTCGCAATGGCTTCTTCAATCGTTCGGCCCTGACTCACCGTGCCGACCTGCGGGCACTCGGCCACGTACAGGTCGTCTTCCTTGTAGATCACAGCGGTGAAGACTCGCGCAGACATCTCCATGCCTCCTGACATGGATTCTACAGCATCCCATACGCCTCGTCAAACGGGGCTATCGTGGCATTTCGCAATTCGCCCCTTCTCCCTTATCAACCCTCCCCACCCATGCTATACCGCCTCCGCAATCGGCGGGCGCACCGTGCTTGCGCTTCTGCCGGAATCCCACACAGGAGGTATTCCATGACCCAAATCCGAATCACGAACGCGCTGGATGCATCCATCGTGGCGGGGGAAGCGCGGGAACTGGAGGTTACGCTCATCCGCCCCGGGCTGAGTCTGAACGGGTGGCTGTGGACGCCGGAGGTGCTAGCCGAGGCGGCGCCGCTGTTTGAGGGGGCCACGGCGCTGATGGATCACGCGCCGCCGGGCCAACATCCGTCGGTGCGACAGGCGGTGGGGGCGTACCACTCGGTGCGGGCCACGCCCGACGGCCTGAAAGCGCGCCTGGCGTTTCTGCCGTCGGCCCGCGAGGCGTGGCGGCTGGCGCGGGACTGCGTGCGGGCGCGCGGGGAGGGTCGCCCCACCCCCAACGTGGGCATCAGCGCCGACGTTACGGTGGAGTCGCGCCCCGTGCGCTACGGCGGACGCGCCGCGCGCCTGGTGGAGCGCATTGCCGCCGTCCATTCCGCCGACATCGTGCTGCATCCCAGCGCCGGCGGGAGCCTGGACCGCATCGCCGAGGCGTATGATCCGACGAGGCTGGAACGGCACCGCGGGGACGTGGAAAATCCGAGGGGCATCCGGCCGCGGATGGACGCGAATCAACGGGAAGTAGAAGAGGAAAGGAGAACAGACATGGAAGAGCAGACGAACAAGAGCAAGGGTGACTTTGAGGCCGCGGGTAGCGCGGGCGAGCAGAGCGTTGTGGGCGCTTTGCAGCCCCCGCGTCTTGGCGGTGAGCCTGCGCGTCGCCCGACGGGGTTGGAGACGCCGAAGCCGCTGGCGGCGCGCGAGTGGACGGGGGCCGCGCCGACCGTGGCGATGGGCCTCAGCCCCGACGACGCGGTGCGGGCCGCGTGCTATCGGGCCTTCGGGATCGCGCCGGAGCACTGGGAGCCCGAACTGCGCGCCGCCGAGAGTCGGCTGGGCAACGGGCGCGTGCGGCCGTTCCTGGGGCTGCGCGACCTGTACGTGCACATCACCGGCGACTACGTCATCGCGGGCCGCTTCTGGGCGCGGGCGCAGGAAGCCGCCATGCTCACCACCGACCTACCCAACCTGCTGGCCGACACGATGAACAAGAAACTCCAGGTGGAGTACAACCACTACCCGCAGGACTGGCGCAAGTGGTGTAGCGTGGTGTCCATCGCCAGCCTGTCCGAGCAG comes from Chloroflexota bacterium and encodes:
- a CDS encoding type II toxin-antitoxin system HicA family toxin, encoding MPRLRRVSAQQAIRALERLGFVQVRQRGSHVVLKKQTPKGAIGCVVPLHDTLAVGTLRAILRQAGVSPDDFMEHL
- a CDS encoding type II toxin-antitoxin system HicB family antitoxin, whose product is MSARVFTAVIYKEDDLYVAECPQVGTVSQGRTIEEAIANLKEATELYLEEFPLPDTPPPLLTTFEVAVYA